One genomic segment of Nocardioides cavernaquae includes these proteins:
- a CDS encoding 3-hydroxyacyl-CoA dehydrogenase family protein, with protein MTDLTNEQIADTLILPYLNHAIRMFDAGYASAVDIDNGMIYGCGYPKGPMTVAQERGLFTPAEGSAEATAPEFKLEINKVGVVGTGTMASGMIQVFAQAGYDVVFVGRSQDKLDGVISFIDKGLSKLVEKGRITEDAKSDTLGHLTGSTEREALGDVDIVVEAIAEDLAIKSELYKDLDRICKPGAILATTTSSMPITKLGEVTSRPESVIGMHFFNPATILKLVEVVTTDATSADVAETVLALCANIKKVAVSCGDRSGFIVNCLLFPYLNDAVKLLESGQATMEEIDAAIKEQTGFPMGPFALLDLVGNDVSLAIEKELFETFGDAAFEPAATLVAKVEAGDLGRKTKKGFYDYSA; from the coding sequence ATGACCGACCTGACCAACGAGCAGATCGCTGACACGCTGATCCTGCCGTACCTCAACCACGCCATCCGCATGTTCGACGCGGGTTACGCCTCCGCCGTCGACATCGACAACGGCATGATCTACGGCTGCGGCTACCCCAAGGGCCCCATGACCGTTGCCCAGGAGCGCGGCCTGTTCACGCCGGCCGAGGGCTCGGCCGAGGCGACCGCCCCCGAGTTCAAGCTCGAGATCAACAAGGTCGGTGTCGTCGGCACCGGCACGATGGCCTCCGGCATGATCCAGGTCTTCGCCCAGGCCGGCTACGACGTCGTCTTCGTCGGCCGCAGCCAGGACAAGCTGGACGGCGTCATCTCCTTCATCGACAAGGGCCTCTCCAAGCTCGTCGAGAAGGGCCGGATCACCGAGGACGCCAAGTCCGACACCCTCGGTCACCTGACCGGCTCCACCGAGCGTGAGGCCCTGGGCGACGTCGACATCGTCGTCGAGGCGATCGCCGAGGACCTGGCCATCAAGTCCGAGCTGTACAAGGACCTCGACCGCATCTGCAAGCCGGGCGCGATCCTGGCCACGACCACCTCGTCGATGCCGATCACCAAGCTCGGTGAGGTCACCTCGCGTCCCGAGTCCGTCATCGGCATGCACTTCTTCAACCCGGCCACGATCCTGAAGCTGGTCGAGGTCGTCACCACCGACGCCACCTCCGCCGACGTCGCCGAGACCGTCCTCGCGCTCTGTGCGAACATCAAGAAGGTCGCCGTCTCGTGTGGCGACCGCTCCGGTTTCATCGTCAACTGCCTCCTGTTCCCGTACCTCAACGACGCGGTCAAGCTGCTCGAGTCGGGCCAGGCGACCATGGAGGAGATCGACGCCGCGATCAAGGAGCAGACCGGATTCCCGATGGGTCCGTTCGCGCTGCTCGACCTGGTCGGCAACGACGTCTCGCTCGCCATCGAGAAGGAGCTCTTCGAGACCTTCGGCGACGCCGCATTCGAGCCGGCTGCGACCCTGGTCGCCAAGGTCGAGGCGGGCGATCTCGGCCGCAAGACCAAGAAGGGCTTCTACGACTACAGCGCCTGA
- the nucS gene encoding endonuclease NucS, giving the protein MRLVVARCQVDYAGRLSAHLPLATRVLMIKADGSVLVHSDGGSYKPLNWMSPPCSVREGTTDDGAIEWTVTSKATSKGEPDTLRILIEEIHHDSAHELGIDPGLQKDGVEKHLQELLADHPATLGEGLTLVRREFPTAIGPVDLMCRDANGQSVAVEIKRRGEIDGVEQLTRYLELLNRDPLLSPVRGIFAAQEIKPQARVLAEDRGIFCAVVDYDGLRGLDDPTARLF; this is encoded by the coding sequence GTGAGACTCGTCGTTGCTCGATGCCAGGTGGACTACGCCGGTCGCCTCTCTGCCCACCTCCCCCTCGCGACCCGCGTGCTGATGATCAAGGCCGACGGATCGGTGCTGGTGCACAGCGACGGGGGCTCGTACAAGCCGCTGAACTGGATGAGCCCGCCGTGCTCCGTGCGCGAGGGCACCACGGACGACGGCGCGATCGAGTGGACGGTCACCTCGAAGGCAACGAGCAAGGGCGAGCCGGACACGCTGCGGATCCTGATCGAGGAGATCCACCACGACTCGGCGCACGAGCTCGGCATCGACCCCGGCCTGCAGAAGGACGGCGTCGAGAAGCACCTCCAGGAGCTCCTCGCCGACCACCCGGCGACGCTCGGCGAGGGACTCACGCTGGTACGCCGCGAGTTCCCGACCGCCATCGGACCGGTGGACCTGATGTGCCGGGATGCCAACGGCCAGTCCGTTGCCGTCGAGATCAAGCGGCGCGGCGAGATCGACGGAGTCGAGCAGCTGACCCGCTACCTCGAACTGCTCAACCGCGACCCGCTCCTCTCGCCCGTGCGCGGCATCTTCGCCGCTCAGGAGATCAAGCCGCAGGCGCGTGTCCTTGCCGAGGACCGCGGGATCTTCTGTGCGGTCGTCGACTACGACGGTCTCCGCGGGCTCGACGACCCGACGGCCCGACTGTTCTGA
- a CDS encoding MBL fold metallo-hydrolase: MSRLSVTQIADGVHLASTGLVNWGLVVEGDQVTLVDAGYPGDASRVRASLARIGRRLEDVAGVLITHAHVDHIGGLPWCGLEAPVFTGQAEVPHAKREYLQQATEMDVLVRAWNPRVLLWSLRVLAVGATRDATVPDIKACRTGKKLDLPGRPLAVATPGHTSGHTAYHFKQAGVVATGDALITGHPITGRRGPQPLPDFFAHDAEQADASLDVIAKLDADTILPGHGPAWTGAMTEAVALARA, from the coding sequence GTGTCCCGCCTCTCCGTCACCCAGATCGCCGATGGCGTCCACCTCGCCTCGACGGGCCTGGTCAACTGGGGCCTGGTCGTCGAAGGCGACCAGGTCACCCTGGTCGACGCCGGTTACCCCGGGGATGCGAGTCGGGTCCGTGCCTCGTTGGCCCGCATCGGACGCCGCCTCGAGGACGTCGCGGGCGTCCTGATCACGCACGCGCACGTCGACCACATCGGCGGACTGCCGTGGTGCGGACTGGAGGCACCGGTGTTCACCGGCCAGGCCGAGGTCCCGCACGCGAAGCGTGAGTACCTCCAGCAGGCCACCGAGATGGATGTCCTGGTCCGTGCCTGGAACCCGCGTGTCCTGCTCTGGAGCCTTCGTGTCCTCGCCGTCGGGGCGACGCGCGACGCGACCGTGCCCGACATCAAGGCGTGCCGCACGGGCAAGAAGCTCGACCTTCCCGGGCGCCCCCTCGCGGTCGCGACCCCCGGGCACACGTCCGGCCACACGGCGTACCACTTCAAGCAGGCGGGCGTCGTCGCCACCGGCGACGCGCTGATCACCGGACACCCGATCACTGGCCGTCGCGGACCCCAGCCCCTCCCCGACTTCTTCGCGCACGACGCGGAGCAGGCCGACGCCAGCCTCGACGTGATCGCCAAGCTCGACGCCGACACGATCCTTCCCGGCCACGGCCCGGCCTGGACCGGTGCGATGACGGAAGCCGTCGCGCTCGCCCGCGCCTGA
- a CDS encoding DUF952 domain-containing protein produces MLIFHIAERSRWQAAKLAGSYAQSTLGQTLEEVGFLHASRADQWEDVRARYYADVRQPLVLLVIDTDLLTAPWSEDPVTADGVETTYPHIHGPLNPSAVVEERPLTSTAPPTQSFFRLFFGEVAYRMIAALVVMVVVVVVHSVLRHETTPAIALLGTVGAAVGIILAAVALKGSFLKS; encoded by the coding sequence ATGCTGATCTTCCACATCGCTGAGCGATCACGCTGGCAAGCCGCCAAGCTCGCCGGTTCCTACGCCCAGTCGACACTCGGCCAGACCCTCGAAGAGGTCGGCTTCCTGCACGCCTCCCGCGCCGACCAGTGGGAGGACGTGCGGGCCCGCTACTACGCCGACGTCCGTCAGCCGCTCGTGCTGCTGGTGATCGACACCGACCTGCTGACTGCGCCCTGGAGCGAGGACCCGGTCACGGCCGACGGCGTGGAGACGACGTACCCGCACATCCACGGACCGCTGAACCCCTCGGCCGTCGTCGAGGAGCGCCCGCTCACGTCGACCGCGCCGCCCACGCAGTCGTTCTTCCGCCTCTTCTTCGGAGAGGTGGCCTACCGCATGATCGCGGCACTGGTCGTGATGGTGGTGGTCGTGGTCGTCCACAGCGTGCTGCGGCACGAGACGACGCCTGCCATCGCACTTCTGGGGACTGTCGGCGCGGCCGTCGGCATCATCCTTGCCGCGGTCGCCCTGAAGGGCAGCTTCCTCAAGAGCTGA